The following are from one region of the Oreochromis aureus strain Israel breed Guangdong linkage group 1, ZZ_aureus, whole genome shotgun sequence genome:
- the nudt19 gene encoding LOW QUALITY PROTEIN: nucleoside diphosphate-linked moiety X motif 19 (The sequence of the model RefSeq protein was modified relative to this genomic sequence to represent the inferred CDS: inserted 1 base in 1 codon) yields MNTTLKHWKEAATLILAAGRGRGFTPRAPLTGESSSGQSHLPHRSLFDYDVLLLKRSGKSGFMPNAYVFPGGVVDASDFSSEWLDIFRSFTNSPTFGLRSVKQHLETRPPIFATDRLKLGSPIPGEVALRICALRETFEESGVLLVAPKIEEKKMLKNIKDFGYIEHYGVNDLCSSELTKWRALVNQNPSNFIRMCRELQVLPNIWALHEWGNWLTPASRYGTTRFDTAFFICCLQEIPHXLQDDKEIERFQWSTPSEILQSYQAQELWIAPPQFYELSRLCRFPLLNDLHNFASQRATAGCEQWMPVVVSNDEHHISLLPGDKLYPVDSPRDSEAAKNTVPPSKDHQDASPLHRIVISDRYTLRVQITITPKYNHVLPVAHSAVSHDSKSQF; encoded by the exons ATGAACACGACACTGAAGCACTGGAAAGAGGCGGCCACTCTGATTTTAGCTGCAGGACGCGGGCGTGGTTTCACCCCGAGAGCACCGCTGACAGGGGAAAGCAGCTCTGGACAGTCACATCTGCCCCACAGGTCCCTCTTTGATTACGACGTTTTGCTGCTTAAAAGAAGCGGTAAAAGCGGATTCATGCCCAATGCTTATGTGTTTCCTGGGGGCGTGGTGGACGCGTCAGATTTTTCCAGTGAGTGGCTGGACATTTTCAGATCTTTCACTAACTCCCCCACTTTCGGGTTAAGAAGTGTCAAACAGCATCTGGAGACCAGACCTCCGATCTTTGCTACTGACCGACTGAAACTAGGCTCTCCCATCCCGGGAGAAGTCGCCCTCCGGATCTGCGCGTTGAGGGAAACATTTGAGGAATCTGGCGTACTTCTGGTTGCTCCCAAaatagaggagaaaaaaatgttaaaaaacataaaGGACTTTGGTTACATTGAGCACTACGGGGTGAATGATCTGTGCAGCAGTGAGCTCACCAAGTGGAGGGCTCTGGTTAACCAGAACCCCTCCAACTTCATCAGGATGTGCAGAGAGCTGCAGGTGTTGCCTAACATCTGGGCTTTACATGAGTGGGGCAACTGGCTGACTCCAGCAAGCCGATATGGGACGACGAGGTTTGACACAGCTTTCTTCATCTGCTGCTTGCAGGAGATCCCGC AGCTACAAGATGATAAGGAAATTGAGCGTTTTCAG tggtCCACACCCTCAGAGATCTTGCAGAGCTACCAGGCACAGGAGTTGTGGATTGCGCCTCCACAGTTCTATGAACTCAGCCGCCTGTGCCGCTTCCCTCTACTAAATGATCTCCACAACTTCGCCAGCCAGCGTGCAACAGCGGGCTGCGAGCAGTGGATGCCCGTTGTTGTATCAAATGATGAACACCATATATCGCTGCTGCCAG GTGATAAACTTTATCCAGTGGACAGCCCAAGAGACTCTGAAGCTGCGAAAAACACAGTCCCTCCATCAAAGGATCATCAGGATGCTTCGCCGCTCCACCGTATTGTCATATCAGATCGATACACTTTAAGGGTACAGATCACCATCACTCCAAAATACAACCACGTCCTACCTGTTGCACATTCAGCAGTGTCACATGACTCAAAAAGTCAGTTTTGA
- the LOC116313281 gene encoding regulator of G-protein signaling 9-binding protein: protein MGKEECKTMLDALNKVTACYRHLVIALGSTSDSQNLREELKKTRKKAQELAVANRTKLTSLLKDKTISKEDRAEYERLWVLFSSCMELLEVDMKRSLEIAQDFPLKVPTRHLIQTGMTGSTTTVAARAMSVQNMKYEADSNIDTADLRDLQAEITQVSQMMEEMEMKVQVAPWAVEAKQEAGAELKSNMSVGNSSVGVISICEEEPKEEEGGGGSREAGFASICAVIGFFVIVIVALVLGYLVVNM, encoded by the coding sequence atGGGGAAAGAGGAATGCAAAACAATGCTGGACGCTTTGAACAAAGTGACCGCCTGCTACAGGCATTTGGTCATCGCTCTTGGGAGCACTTCGGACTCGCAAAACCTGCGAGAGGAGCTGAAGAAGACCCGCAAAAAGGCCCAGGAGCTGGCGGTGGCCAACAGGACTAAACTGACTTCTTTGCTCAAAGATAAGACCATCAGCAAAGAGGACCGGGCCGAGTACGAGCGCCTGTGGGTGCTGTTCTCTAGTTGCATGGAGCTTCTTGAGGTGGACATGAAAAGGTCCTTAGAGATAGCACAGGATTTCCCCCTCAAGGTGCCCACAAGACACCTCATCCAGACAGGGATGACCGGCAGCACCACTACGGTGGCGGCCCGGGCCATGAGCGTGCAGAATATGAAGTACGAGGCGGACAGCAATATCGACACGGCAGACCTCAGAGACCTGCAGGCCGAGATCACCCAGGTGAGCCAGATGATGGAAGAGATGGAGATGAAGGTGCAGGTGGCGCCGTGGGCCGTTGAGGCGAAGCAGGAGGCAGGCGCTGAGCTCAAGTCCAACATGAGTGTAGGGAATTCCTCCGTGGGTGTCATCTCGATCTGCGAAGAGGAgcccaaagaagaagaaggtggcGGAGGGAGCAGGGAGGCTGGTTTTGCGTCAATCTGCGCTGTGATTGGATTCTTTGTCATCGTTATAGTCGCCTTGGTTCTAGGCTATTTGGTTGTCAATATGTGA